One Mugil cephalus isolate CIBA_MC_2020 chromosome 10, CIBA_Mcephalus_1.1, whole genome shotgun sequence genomic window carries:
- the rabl2 gene encoding RAB, member of RAS oncogene family-like 2: MAGDIGNIPEMDQKKYDADEQVKIICLGDSAVGKSKLMERFLMDEYRPQQLSTYALTLYKHTATVGSKTVAVDFWDTAGQERFQSMHPSYYHNAHACIMVFDVQRKITYKNLVNWYKELREYRPEIPCCVVANKIDADLKVTQRSFNFGKKQGLPFYFVSAADGTNVVKMFREMIKRAVDYKQNPSDFMDEVMQELENFDLEKKEDNSEADEDGLKVES, translated from the exons ATGGCTGGCGACATTGGCAACATCCCTGAAATGGACCAAAAGAAATACGATGCAGACGAACAAGTGAAGATCATCTGCCTGGGAGACAGCGCAGTTGGTAAATCTAA GCTGATGGAGAGGTTTCTCATGGATGAATA TCGACCTCAGCAGTTGTCAACTTACGCTTTGACTCtctacaaacacacagccacTGTGGGAAGCAAGACAGTAGCGGTCG ATTTCTGGGACACTGCGGGTCAGGAGAGGTTTCAGAGCATGCATCCCTCATACTATCACAATGCTCATGCATGTATCATG GTTTTTGATGTTCAGCGGAAGATTACTTATAAGAATTTAGTCAACTGGTATAAGGAGCTGCGAGAGTACAGACCAGAGATACCCTGCTGTGTGGTTGCGAATAAAATTGATG CTGACTTGAAGGTGACACAGAGAAGCTTTAACTTCGGGAAGAAACAAGGGCTCCCGTTTTACTTTGTATCAGCGGCAGACGGGACTAATGTAGTTAAG ATGTTCAGAGAGATGATCAAGAGAGCGGTGGACTACAAGCAAAATCCTAGCGACTTTATGGATGAAGTGATGCAAGAATTAGAG AACTTCGAcctggagaagaaagaagacaaTTCAGAAGCAGATGAGGATGGATTGAAAGTGGAGTCCTGA
- the odf3b gene encoding outer dense fiber protein 3-B, with product MPSDEPWVGTWRPHKPRGPIAALYGSPGPKYALPGLTGGENHDPTEPKAPMFSFGSRYKEKNTSCSPGPKYVIPSNITGHGRDGTPAFSLHSRPKEIQKFETPGPGRYSPESSGKLIFHSTPSFSLYGRTKEGRNWQTPGPASYSLPPMLGPKTTTTPSAPAYSLYGRSKNGSFHEDLKKTPGPAAYKAVDPSIYRKKTPQHSITGRNFTPGETTQKPGPGAHYPERVTMTRAKPPSFSFGLRHSEYMLPIIINTDE from the exons ATGCCAAGTGACGAACCGTGGGTCGGGACCTGGAGGCCCCACAAGCCAAGAGGGCCCATAGCTGCACTCTATGGAAGCCCTGGACCCAAGTATGCACTTCCTGGACTCACAG GTGGTGAAAACCATGACCCAACTGAACCCAAAGCACCAATGTTTAGCTTTGGGTCACGttacaaagagaaaaatacGTCTTGCTCCCCTGGACCGAAATACGTAATCCCTTCCAACATAACCGGACACGGGCGAGACGGCACTCCTGCGTTTTCACTCCACAGTCGTccaaaagaaatacaaaagtTCGAAACCCCTGGTCCCG gtCGCTACTCCCCAGAAAGTTCAGGAAAATTGATCTTCCACTCtactccttccttttctctctatGGAAGGACCAAAGAAGGCAGGAATTGGCAAACACCGG GTCCAGCCAGCTACAGTCTACCCCCCATGCTGGGACCTAAGACTACGACCACACCTTCAGCTCCCGCCTACTCACTCTACGGCCGCAGTAAAAATGGAAGCTTCCACGAGGACCTTAAGAAG ACTCCTGGCCCTGCTGCCTACAAAGCAGTGGACCCTTCcatttacagaaagaaaactccCCAGCACAGCATAACAGGTCGCAACTTCACTCCTGGTGAAACCACACAGaaacctggacctggagcaCATTATCCTGAGCGG GTGACCATGACAAGAGCAAAACCCCCGAGCTTCTCCTTTGGACTGCGTCATTCAGAGTACATGTTGCCCATCATCATAAATACGGATGAATGA
- the arf5 gene encoding ADP-ribosylation factor 5: MGLTISSIFGRLFGKKQMRILMVGLDAAGKTTILYKLKLGEIVTTIPTIGFNVETVEFKNISFTVWDVGGQDKIRPLWRHYFQNTQGLIFVVDSNDRERVAESAEELSKMLLEDELKDAVLLVFANKQDLPNALSVSELTDKLGLHALRNKTWHIESTCATQGTGLYEGLDWLSRELSKN, encoded by the exons ATGGGGCTCACCATCTCGTCCATCTTCGGCCGGCTTTTTGGCAAAAAACAGATGAGGATTTTGATGG TTGGCCTGGATGCTGCCGGAAAGACGACAATCTTGTACAAATTGAAGCTCGGTGAAATTGTAACCACTATCCCAACCATTG GTTTCAATGTGGAGACGGTAGAATTTAAAAATATCAGTTTCACTGTTTGGGACGTGGGCGGCCAGGACAAGATCAGACCTCTCTGGAGACACTACTTCCAGAACACTCAG GGCCTCATCTTTGTAGTGGACAGTAACGACAGAGAAAGAGTGGCTGAGTCTGCAGAGGAGCTCTCAAAGATG TTGCTGGAAGATGAGTTGAAAGATGCCGTTTTGCTGGTGTTCGCAAACAAACAGGACCTTCCAAATGCCTTATCAGTCAGCGAACTGACAGACAAACTCGGCCTACATGCCCTTCGCAACAAAACT TGGCACATCGAGTCTACTTGCGCCACCCAGGGCACCGGGCTGTATGAAGGACTGGACTGGCTTTCCAGAGAGTTGTCCAAGAACTAA
- the si:dkey-30c15.2 gene encoding transmembrane protein 116, protein MGTGHAMQLLDRMVITMVPSDLLTNHQIENIFYVYISLLTISAIGSLSVLVVSIVRWRHLRQQVHLLVQLALADLLASLVLIFSSAISKRFAICQWICQYTLPLSLTFYFISFLLVVVYAWKSKNAIQGWRERPADDEGGQCGRRISPMSIYLIVWFFPFAIFFSYAVMNLIHTSSVPEIFISGGNTTYCTNCFLFLDVPKLPPSAKEKLYCILIRAFLVIVVISVMLSCSVIYYKVGKWYKQRVHGGYVPVEGDSLSRKRFKSAFSTARDMVMVILICWTPALVLIVLTTLVMSNQIEQRHLYFLYLIQAACLSLQGFLNSVVYAWRRPNFREPVFGENTPLLQRNRAPFFEESLRTSF, encoded by the exons ATGGGAACAGGTCATGCAATGCAGCTTTTGGATCGAATGGTTATAACAATGGTGCCAAGTGACCTACTGACCAATCATCAG aTTGAGAATATCTTCTATGTCTACATATCGTTACTCACTATCAG TGCAATCGGAAGTTTGTCTGTCCTGGTGGTTTCCATAGTCAGATGGAGGCATCTAAGACAACAG GTCCACCTGCTGGTACAGCTCGCTCTCGCGGACCTCCTGGCTTCTCTGGTCCTGATCTTCAGCAGTGCCATCAGTAAACGATTTGCCATCTGCCAATGGATCTGCCAATACACTCTGCCCCTGTCACTG acattttattttatttcatttctgctgGTGGTCGTCTACGCCTGGAAGTCGAAGAATGCAATCcaaggatggagagaaagacCAGCAGATGACGAGGGGGGGCAG TGTGGGAGGAGAATCAGCCCTATGTCTATATATCTCATTGTTTG GTTTTTCCCATTTGCAATATTCTTTTCATATGCGGTCATGAATTTAATACACACGTCTTCGGTACCAGAGATATTCATAAGTGGTGGCAATACAACTTACTGCACCAA ctgttttctgttcttgGATGTCCCGAAGTTGCCCCCATCCGCGAAG GAGAAACTCTACTGCATTTTAATCAGAGCTTTTCTTGTCATTGTGGTGATATCAGTGATGCTGTCTTGCTCG GTCATTTACTATAAGGTTGGTAAATGGTATAAACAACGCGTGCACGGGGGATATGTTCCAGTGGAGGGAGATAGCCTTTCAAGAAAAAGATTCAAAAGTGCCTTTTCTACAGCGAGGGATATGGTGATGGTCATCTTGATATGCTGGACGCCAG CACTTGTACTCATTGTGCTAACTACGCTGGTGATGAGTAACCAAATCGAACAAAGGCacttatattttctttatttgataCAG GCTGCCTGCTTGTCCCTGCAAGGCTTCCTTAACAGCGTGGTTTACGCCTGGAGACGGCCCAACTTCAGGGAGCCTGTTTTTGGGGAGAACACACCCTTGCTGCAGAGAAATCGCGCGCCGTTCTTTGAGGAATCACTGAGGACCTCGTTTTGA
- the neto2b gene encoding neuropilin and tolloid-like protein 2 isoform X1 has product MRAVWIFLLFIKGGFAVAAKIKDGGAGSKGAITSPRPQNPRHCGNWVRNIDGGTFSSPNYPNTYPPNKDCLYILEALPRQRIELVFADAFHIEASFKCRFDNIEVRDGPFSFSPLINRFCGTASPGLVLSSGRFMWIRFYSDEELEGAGFLVQYSFTADPEFHLHVGGLLNPIPDCQFELSGADGMIRSSQVEDEYKVKPDQAVDCIWTIRAPASNRIYLRFLEYQMENSNECKKNFVAVYDGSNAIEDLKAKFCSTVANDVMLDTGVGVVRMWADETSRLSRFRMLFTSFADPPCTSSTFFCHSNMCINTSLVCNGIQNCVFPWDESNCKEKKSKNIFHQITKTHGTIICVSTGVVLLLLIVSILVQVKQPRKKVLIRKNSMFHRADFQEVFDPPHYELFTLRDKEMSGDLGELSEELQSLQALRRSSSGSRCVHEHHCGSHPSVNCMKAGHGAHVLERGSLELPPFRGDFQSGLPPFRDLNSSLRKKSWPSMKPGRMQGQHSVGDRGLGRQDRVMEEDEEEDEDGRYDVYVRRAGSRRGNFEMAQQRSLSMDF; this is encoded by the exons ATGCGTGCAG TCTGGATATTTCTCCTGTTCATTAAGGGGGGATTTGCAGTGGCCGCAAAGATTAAAG ATGGAGGTGCTGGATCGAAAGGAGCTATTACATCTCCAAGACCACAGAATCCACGTCACTGTGGAAACTGGGTACGAAACATAGATGGAGGCACCTTCAGTTCCCCAAACTACCCGAATACGTACCCTCCTAACAAGGACTGCCTGTACATACTGGAAG CCCTGCCACGCCAGAGGATTGAGCTGGTGTTTGCCGACGCCTTCCACATCGAGGCGTCGTTCAAGTGTCGCTTCGACAACATCGAGGTGCGGGACGGCCCCTTCAGCTTTTCGCCGCTCATCAATCGCTTCTGCGGCACGGCCAGTCCCGGGCTCGTCCTCTCGAGCGGACGCTTCATGTGGATTCGATTCTACAGTGACGAGGAGCTGGAGGGGGCCGGCTTCCTGGTCCAGTACAGCTTTACTGCAG ACCCTGAATTTCATCTGCACGTGGGAGGACTGTTAAACCCCATCCCAG ATTGTCAGTTTGAGCTGTCTGGGGCTGACGGCATGATCCGTTCCAGTCAGGTGGAGGACGAATACAAAGTGAAGCCCGATCAGGCGGTGGACTGCATCTGGACTATACGAGCCCCTGCAAGTAACAGG ATTTACCTGCGATTCTTGGAATACCAGATGGAAAACTCAAATGAATGTAAGAAGAACTTTGTGGCCGTTTACGATGGCAGTAACGCCATCGAGGACCTAAAG GCCAAGTTTTGTAGTACAGTAGCTAACGACGTCATGCTGGACACCGGTGTGGGAGTTGTGAGGATGTGGGCGGATGAGACGAGCCGCCTCAGCCGCTTCCGGATGCTGTTCACTTCCTTCGCTGACC CGCCCTGTACAAGCAGCACATTCTTTTGCCACAGTAACATGTGCATCAACACTTCTCTGGTGTGCAACGGCATACAAAACTGCGTCTTTCCTTGGGATGAAAGCAACTGCAAAG agaaaaagagtaaaaatatttttcaccaGATCACAAAGACGCACGGGACAATCATCTGTGTCTCCACGGGGGTcgtgctgctgctcctcatcGTCTCCATCCTGGTGCAAGTCAAACAGCCTCGTAAAAAG GTGCTGATTCGTAAGAACAGTATGTTCCACCGTGCTGACTTCCAGGAAGTGTTTGACCCTCCACACTATGAGCTCTTCACTCTCAGAGACAAG GAGATGTCTGGGGACCTCGGCGAGTTATCAGAGGAGCTCCAGTCGCTGCAGGCGCTCAGGAGGTCCTCGTCAGGATCGCGCTGCGTTCACGAACACCACTGTGGCTCCCACCCCTCTGTCAACTGCATGAAGGCGGGTCATGGTGCGCACGTCCTGGAGAGGGGATCCTTGGAGCTCCCCCCTTTCAGAGGGGACTTCCAGAGCGGGTTGCCTCCCTTCAGAGACTTGAACAGCAGTCTGCGGAAGAAGAGCTGGCCCAGCATGAAACCCGGCAGAATGCAGGGCCAACACAGTGTGGGCGACAGAGGGCTCGGGCGGCAGGACAGGGTCATggaagaggacgaggaagaggatgaggacgGAAGGTATGATGTGTATGTGCGTAGGGCCGGAAGCCGAAGAGGAAACTTTGAAATGGCTCAGCAAAGGTCTTTGTCCATGGACTTCTGA
- the neto2b gene encoding neuropilin and tolloid-like protein 2 isoform X2: MRAVWIFLLFIKGGFAVAAKIKDGGAGSKGAITSPRPQNPRHCGNWVRNIDGGTFSSPNYPNTYPPNKDCLYILEALPRQRIELVFADAFHIEASFKCRFDNIEVRDGPFSFSPLINRFCGTASPGLVLSSGRFMWIRFYSDEELEGAGFLVQYSFTADPEFHLHVGGLLNPIPDCQFELSGADGMIRSSQVEDEYKVKPDQAVDCIWTIRAPASNRIYLRFLEYQMENSNECKKNFVAVYDGSNAIEDLKAKFCSTVANDVMLDTGVGVVRMWADETSRLSRFRMLFTSFADQKKSKNIFHQITKTHGTIICVSTGVVLLLLIVSILVQVKQPRKKVLIRKNSMFHRADFQEVFDPPHYELFTLRDKEMSGDLGELSEELQSLQALRRSSSGSRCVHEHHCGSHPSVNCMKAGHGAHVLERGSLELPPFRGDFQSGLPPFRDLNSSLRKKSWPSMKPGRMQGQHSVGDRGLGRQDRVMEEDEEEDEDGRYDVYVRRAGSRRGNFEMAQQRSLSMDF; this comes from the exons ATGCGTGCAG TCTGGATATTTCTCCTGTTCATTAAGGGGGGATTTGCAGTGGCCGCAAAGATTAAAG ATGGAGGTGCTGGATCGAAAGGAGCTATTACATCTCCAAGACCACAGAATCCACGTCACTGTGGAAACTGGGTACGAAACATAGATGGAGGCACCTTCAGTTCCCCAAACTACCCGAATACGTACCCTCCTAACAAGGACTGCCTGTACATACTGGAAG CCCTGCCACGCCAGAGGATTGAGCTGGTGTTTGCCGACGCCTTCCACATCGAGGCGTCGTTCAAGTGTCGCTTCGACAACATCGAGGTGCGGGACGGCCCCTTCAGCTTTTCGCCGCTCATCAATCGCTTCTGCGGCACGGCCAGTCCCGGGCTCGTCCTCTCGAGCGGACGCTTCATGTGGATTCGATTCTACAGTGACGAGGAGCTGGAGGGGGCCGGCTTCCTGGTCCAGTACAGCTTTACTGCAG ACCCTGAATTTCATCTGCACGTGGGAGGACTGTTAAACCCCATCCCAG ATTGTCAGTTTGAGCTGTCTGGGGCTGACGGCATGATCCGTTCCAGTCAGGTGGAGGACGAATACAAAGTGAAGCCCGATCAGGCGGTGGACTGCATCTGGACTATACGAGCCCCTGCAAGTAACAGG ATTTACCTGCGATTCTTGGAATACCAGATGGAAAACTCAAATGAATGTAAGAAGAACTTTGTGGCCGTTTACGATGGCAGTAACGCCATCGAGGACCTAAAG GCCAAGTTTTGTAGTACAGTAGCTAACGACGTCATGCTGGACACCGGTGTGGGAGTTGTGAGGATGTGGGCGGATGAGACGAGCCGCCTCAGCCGCTTCCGGATGCTGTTCACTTCCTTCGCTGACC agaaaaagagtaaaaatatttttcaccaGATCACAAAGACGCACGGGACAATCATCTGTGTCTCCACGGGGGTcgtgctgctgctcctcatcGTCTCCATCCTGGTGCAAGTCAAACAGCCTCGTAAAAAG GTGCTGATTCGTAAGAACAGTATGTTCCACCGTGCTGACTTCCAGGAAGTGTTTGACCCTCCACACTATGAGCTCTTCACTCTCAGAGACAAG GAGATGTCTGGGGACCTCGGCGAGTTATCAGAGGAGCTCCAGTCGCTGCAGGCGCTCAGGAGGTCCTCGTCAGGATCGCGCTGCGTTCACGAACACCACTGTGGCTCCCACCCCTCTGTCAACTGCATGAAGGCGGGTCATGGTGCGCACGTCCTGGAGAGGGGATCCTTGGAGCTCCCCCCTTTCAGAGGGGACTTCCAGAGCGGGTTGCCTCCCTTCAGAGACTTGAACAGCAGTCTGCGGAAGAAGAGCTGGCCCAGCATGAAACCCGGCAGAATGCAGGGCCAACACAGTGTGGGCGACAGAGGGCTCGGGCGGCAGGACAGGGTCATggaagaggacgaggaagaggatgaggacgGAAGGTATGATGTGTATGTGCGTAGGGCCGGAAGCCGAAGAGGAAACTTTGAAATGGCTCAGCAAAGGTCTTTGTCCATGGACTTCTGA